GGCTATTCGACTAAACCGCGCTGCCAATCAACTCGTCAACCGATTGCTGGAAAGTGACCTGGCAAAAAGCGTTGCTGATTTTCTTCAGGATCTGGACTTGTCTGACATTAATCTGGGCGACGTGTTTGGCAATATCTCGCTCGAAGATTGGACAGACGATCTGCGGAGTGGCATAGAAAGCGCGCTCGACACCTTTTCCAAAGATTTCAACTTTACCAAACTGGTTGGGAATATCGACGATTTGTTTGGCGGCGTGGACTTGTCCGACGTTAACTTTGATGCGCTGCTGAAGGACGTGCTAGGAGACATCAGCCTGAATCGGCTGGTCAAAGATTTGGATCAACTCCTTGGCTCAGTAGACTTAGAAGATTTGTTTAACGACTCTATTGACACGAGTGACTGGGGCGAACTGGCAAAGCGCGTGCGGGCGATCGCCAGCGATGTGTTCGACGACTTTTCGACCGGGCTTGCTCAGCTAGACTTGGGCGATCGCGCAGCGGATCTGCTCCGGGGCAGCATCGCCAGCAATATTCTGAGCGGACTTGGCGGGGGCGATCGCCTGCTGGGGCTGGGCGGCGCAGACATCTTGCTGGGCGGCAATGGCAACGACATCCTGCTGGGCGGCGCAGGCAACGACGTGCTGTTTGGCGGGCTAGGCAGGTCACTGCTGACGGGCGGCAGAGGCTCAGACCTGTTTGCGCTCGCAGTGGGCAGAGGGTTTGCCACAATTACCGACTATCGCAGCGGCAGCGATGCGCTAACCGTGCTGGGCGATGTGGCAATAGAAAGCCTGAGGCTGCGTCAGCGGGGGGCAGACGCGGTGATTCGCTATGGCCCCGACGTGCTGGCAGTGCTGACGGGCGTAGATGTGCGAAACCTCAGCCTGAGCGATTTTGTCTAACGACCAACCTGCTTGGGTCATAGCGCACACACCAAGCGCCGCAGCCTCGCAAAGCGCTGAACTGAGCAATCCAAAATCCCAAAATCGTCAATCCACAATCCAAAAGTCGCTAATCCAAAATCCCCTAAATCGCTGCAAGCTGCTGGGCGATCGCCCCCGCATCCACTGCCCGTCCGATAAACACCAGCCGCGTTTGCCGCGCTTCGTCTGGTCGCCAAGAGCGATCGTAGAACTGCTCGAAGCGACTGCCCACGCCCTGTACCACCATCCGCATCGGCTTTTGGGGCACGGCCACAAAGCCCTTAATGCGGTAGATTTCTTGGGACTGCACTAGCGCTTCGAGCGATCGCCGCAATGTGTCTGGGTCAAACTCGCGGTTCAAAATGACGTGGGTGGAGTCGATTTCGTCGTCATGGTCGTGGTCTTCTTCGTGGTCGTGGTGGCTGGGACGGGCTTCCAGGTTGTCTTCCACCGCTGCGTTGAAGCCCAGCAGCAGGTCGGCAGGCAACTGACCGCGATCGCTCTGCACCAGCTTCACGGCGCGGGGTAGCTCCGTCTGCACCCGGTCAACCACCTGGTTCACTGCGTCTGCCGTTACCAGATCGGTCTTATTCAGCACCACCAGATCGGCGCAGGCAAGTTGGTCTTCAAACAGTTCCTCCAGCGGCGTTTCATGATCCAAGCTGGGGTCTGCTTGCCGCTGGGCTGCGACGGCTTCTGGGTCATGGGCCAGCGCCCCGGTCAAAACGGCTTCGCAGTCCACCACCGTCACCACGCCGTCCACCGTCGCCGCATTGCGAATTTCGGGCCAGCGAAACGCCTGCACCAGCAGCTTGGGCAGCGCCAGTCCTGAGGTTTCAATCAAAATGTGGTCGAGGCGATCGCGCCGCTTTAGCAACTCCTGCATCGTCGGCAAAAACTCTTCCTGCACGGTGCAGCAGAGGCAGCCGTTGGTTAGCTCGACGATATTTGCGCTGGACTCGTCTGCGACCTGCCCTGGCTCCTCATCGCACACTTGGCAGTCGCGCAGCAAGTCGCCGTCGATGCCCAATTCGCCAAACTCGTTTACCAGCACGGCAATGCGCCGCCCCTGGTTATTTTGCAGCAGGTGGCGAATCAGCGTGGTCTTGCCGCTGCCGAGAAATCCGGTGATGATTGTGACGGGGATTTTTGCTGCCATAGTGAAAATTTGAATTATTAGAGCCAGCGCCAGACGGGCCATGCTTGGTGGTTTTGGATTTTGGAGTTTGGATTTTGGATTGCCAGTCTGGTGTTTGCGGGGTGTGCGGATCTTCCACGTATAGCGCCCCGCAGGAGATAGCGCCCCGCAGGAGATAGCGCCCCGCAGGAGATAGCGCCCCGCAGGAGATAGCGCCCCGCAGGAGAATGAATAGAAGCCCAAATATCTTACCCGCTTGCGATACGATTCCGCAGCAAATGCAGATTTGCTTGAGAAATGAGATTTGAGAAATGGGGCCGGCTGTGAATAAAGTAGGGAGTATCGCGCTGTGAAGGAGAGTTTTGGAATGGCTGGCAAATCGTTTGGAGAACAAAACTGGGGCAAAAGGTCAGTCTGGCAGGGGGTGGGGGCAATTCCTGCAGAGAGCGCTTTGCGAATCGCGCTGAGTGGGTTGCTGAGCGGGCTGCTGAGTGTGCTGTTGGGCGGGGTGCTGTGGCTGGGGGTGCTAACGCCGCAAGCGAGGGCGATCGCCAGTCCGGCGAATGTGGGTCTGGTCAGCGAAGTGCAGGTTCAACTGGGCGATGCATCAGAGGCGCTAAAGTTTGTGCCCGATCATCTGGAATTTACCGCCGGACGAAAATACAAGCTCGTTCTCGATAATCCCAGTTCCCAGAAGCACTATTTCACCGCCAAAGACTTTGCCGACAGCGTGTGGACGCAGAAGGTGGAGGCCGGGAATGTCGAAATCAAAGGCGCAATTCACGAGCTAGAGCTAAAGCCCGGAGCCGTTGCAGAGTGGGTGTTTGTGCCGCAGCGACCGGGCACTTATGACCTGCGCTGTGTGATTGCAGGACACGCCGAAGCGGGCATGGTAGGCGAGATTGTGATTACGCCCTGATCCACATAAAATCGCTGTAATATCGCTTGATTAGCCGCATAAACCGCTCGATTAGCCCCATAAACCGCTTGATTAGCCGCGCAGCGCCAGCAGCACGCTGATCAGCAAAATCGCTCCCAGGATGACCCACGCCAAATGTTGCTGAAGCCAGCTTTTTACCAAACTGCTGGCGCTGGGACGATAGACAGAGCTGGTCAGCGGCCGCAGTTGGTTTGTATAAAGCGTACACTCCCGCGCATGGGGCCGCTGGGGATAGTTGCAGGAATCGTCGTGGTGGTACACGCAGGTGTCGCACAGCGCTGCCTCGCCCTCCGCCCGATAGAGCGGCACCCCCGGATGCCCAAACGCCTTCAGCGTCGTGCGGCAATGGGGACAGGCGATCGCCGTCGTCTCGACAGGCTGGCGGCATTTGGGACACTCTGGCATGGCAGCTTAGCAAGCAGGTATTAGGGTCAGCAGACGCTTTAACATGCGGGTACGCGGGCAAACTTTCGCACTTGGTATGCCTTTGACTCTAGCAATTGATAGGTGCCCTGGCCCATCGCTTCGCTAAAACGAGCTTCTACCGCTGCCAGCCGAGCTTCGGGAATGGAATACCACTGATCAAAGCTTTCCCAGTGAACCACCGTAATCACTTCCCGCGGATTCTCAGGGCTGATCCAGACCTCCTTTCCCAAAAAGCCGCCATATTCCGATAATGCCGTTGTCCAAATTTCGGCATCCTGCTGTACAAACCGCTCCCGCGCTTCAGGCGACACATCAAACCGCAACCATTCAATAACCACGCTGTCACCTTCAAATTTCATCATTTTTGATTGACCGGGGATATTGTCTGGATGGCCTAGTTCCAGACAGACCCAGTTAAGCTGCTTTTGCCTGCAACTAACCTAGCGAAATTATGGGTCTAGAGACTCTTCTGAATGAATGAATTCTGAATGAATGAATTTTGAAGGGGTGCGTTTGTTTGAGGTGAATCGTTACTTTGAGGCTGTTGTGAACCAATTTAGAGCTAATTTGTAAAGGAGCCTGAAAGCCTTGTTAATCAAGGATTTCCGAGAAACCGCTTTTCCTGGGCAAACATGACCTCAAAGCCACACATGCCAAGAGTTTCAGGCTTCTTAAGATTTGCTTCATAAATTAGCTCTTAAGGCAGGTTTAAGGCAGATTTAAGGCAAAGGCGTGCCAGGATAAGCTTCGGGGGTCTGCAAGATGTCCGCAGAGTGTCTACAGGGTGTTTATCATAAAGTCCTGTTATGAAGCCTGCGCCACGGACGGTATTCCTGCAAGATTGGGGAGGCTAACCTCACCCGAACGCCAGAGCAAGTTTGACAGAATAGAGCAGGATGATTGGCCAGCTTTTTTGCCGTCGCCAGCTTTCTGCCGTTGCATAGAGTTCTGTTGCGCGTCTGGGTTTGCTGCTGGTTTTGAAATCTCTGCGAAATCTCTACGAAGTCTCTGCGTTGTAACCCTTAAAAACTATGGACAATAACAACCTGATCCAACAATTGCTCATGCTCGGCATTGGCACTACCTCTCTGGTTGCCGAGAAGCTGAAGGAAGTCGGCGACGAGTGGGTACGCGAAGGTCGTCTTAACCCTGATCAGGTCAACGGGCTGATGAACGACCTGATGCAGCAGCTGAAGTCGGAGCAGGGAAATTTTGAAGCACAGATGCAGCGGCAGATGCGGCAGGTCTTGCAGGATCTCGGTGTGCCCCGACAAAACGAAATGGACGAGCTGCGCGGACGGCTGGATCGGCTGGAGCGGCAGGTGCGCGACCTGGAAAACAAGCTCTGGCGATAGTGAAGTTTTGGCAATATCGGCGTTCTGACCTCGCTCTGAATCTTGGAAGCCCGATTCCAACCTCCTAGCGCAATCACCCCGCCGCGATCGCCATATCCGCAGTCGCCCGATCCGCAATCGGTATACACTGGGGAGTGGCTGACTTGGTAATCCTGCTGCGGGAGGGTTCTATGCGAGAGATTTTGATTAGCTTTGGGGTAATGGTGCTGTGCTGTGTGGTGCTGCTGGTGGCGCAGTTCACCGGGTCGCGGCAAGCGGCGATCGCCGACTCTGCCCAGCCGTCTGCCCCTGCCGCAGCAAGGTCTGGCATTGTGAAGTCGGACACCGTGCTGCTGGCTGAAGCGGGGGCGGCTGATCTTATCAACCCAGGAGAAGGTTCTGTGAGCGCACCTTTGGGAGACGATGCGGCGGTGGTGACGACCGAATCGGGCTTGAAGTATGTGGATCTGGTCGAGGGGATGGGCGCACAGCCCCAGGCTGGACAAACCGTCATCGTCCACTATACAGGCACGCTGGAAGACGGCACCAAGTTCGACAGTTCGCGCGATCGCAACCAGCCCTTTTCGTTCCGGCTGGGGATGGGTCAGGTGATTCGCGGTTGGGACGAAGGGCTAAGCACGATGCGCGTCGGCGGCCGTCGCCAACTGATTATTCCGCCGGAACTGGGCTATGGCGCACGGGGCGCGGGCGGCGTGATTCCCCCCAATGCCACGCTGGTCTTTGATGTAGAACTGCTGCGGATCGGCGGCTGAGGTTGCGCTGATTTGTCGGCGACTCTGGCCCATGCAGCAATTCGTGTGGCAATCCATGCGGCGATATCTGACCCAGCGCGATCGCCAATTTTGGTTCGCTCGGCGCAGCTTGCGGCGGCCAGCTTTGTGCTGTGTGGTGGGTTGGCTTAGCCTGATGCTGGCGATCGCCCCCAGCAGTTTTGCGCCCGCCATGGCCCAGGTTCCCCTTCCCACCACTTCTACGGCTGCTGACCCCACTCGCCCGCCGGATGCAATAGAGCGCGTGGGAAATTTGGAATGGGGCATGGTGCGGTTTGAAGGCAAGCCTTTGTTTGCAGTCACGGGGCTGACAGTGCGCGATCGCCGCAATCCGGGCGACCGGGTGCCCGTCGAAGACCGCATTGCCACGATTCAGTCCAACCTGAGATGGGTGCTGGCCAGCAATCCGACCGAACGGGGCGGCGCAGGCATGGCATGGCTCTTTCAAACCCCAACCCTCGACCCCAATACGCTGCGAGTCGAGGCAGATTCCCTGCGCGACGGAACCGTGCTGACGGTGCGCGATGCCAACTCTCTGCCCCAGCCGCTGCTGACCGTCACGCCGCTCGATGCCCAGTTTCACCGCCGCAGCGTGCCGCAACTGGCGGAAGAATGGCAGCAGATTTTGCAGCGGGAACTGACCCAGGCCATTGAAATTCGCCAGCCTGCGGCGATTCAGCGCCAAACCCTGATTGCCCAAGCAATCGCCCTGGTCATGATCGGCACCAGTTTTCTGCTGTGGCTGGTACAGCGCTGGCTGAAACGTCGCCGCGATCGCCTGCAAGCCCGCCGCAAAGCCGCCAGAACCGCCATGCGGGCCGATGTCACCTACGCAGCGGCGGTCAATCTCAAGGATGATCCGCTGGCTGCACCCAACTCCACACTGCCCACTGCCGACGCAGAACTCCTGTCCCCGCGCTACACCACGTTAGACAGCCAGGTAGACAGCGGAAGCTCATCTAGCTCCGTTGGCAGTGCCCTAACCGACAGCAGTCCCCCAGCGCGATTCACAAAACAATCCCGGCAGGAATCGCCCCAAGCCCTGAACACCCCCACCCCCCCTGCTGCTCCCCCATACTCTCCCTCCTGGCTCGATGCCCTCCGCCGCATCTTCACCCTCGATCGGCGACTCAGTGCCGTTTCCTTTCTGCAATGGCTTGCCTTTTGGGGACAAATCCTGATCTGGCTGGGTGGCATCGTGCTAATCGTGTCGCGCTTTCCCGGCACGTACACTCTGACGGAATCCATCTGGCTCAAGCCCCTCAGCCTGCTGCTGATCTGGTTTTTGGTGGGTCTGCTCAATCGGCTGGGCGACGCGCTGATCAACGGACTCTCCAACGCCTGGCAAGAAAATGACCTGTTCACCCCGGAAGAAGCCCAGCGGCGATCGCTCCGCATTTCCACCATCGTCACTGCTATGAAGGGGCTGAAGACCTTTTTGGCGTATCTCATGGGGTTGGGCTGGGCACTTAGCGTGCTGGGGCTGCCTGTGGGGTCGGTGCTGACCTTTGGTGCAGTGCTGGCCTTCGCAGCGTCGCTGGCCTCGCAAAACCTGATTCGCGATTTGGTC
The Thermoleptolyngbya sichuanensis A183 DNA segment above includes these coding regions:
- a CDS encoding calcium-binding protein; protein product: MAIRLNRAANQLVNRLLESDLAKSVADFLQDLDLSDINLGDVFGNISLEDWTDDLRSGIESALDTFSKDFNFTKLVGNIDDLFGGVDLSDVNFDALLKDVLGDISLNRLVKDLDQLLGSVDLEDLFNDSIDTSDWGELAKRVRAIASDVFDDFSTGLAQLDLGDRAADLLRGSIASNILSGLGGGDRLLGLGGADILLGGNGNDILLGGAGNDVLFGGLGRSLLTGGRGSDLFALAVGRGFATITDYRSGSDALTVLGDVAIESLRLRQRGADAVIRYGPDVLAVLTGVDVRNLSLSDFV
- the cobW gene encoding cobalamin biosynthesis protein CobW codes for the protein MAAKIPVTIITGFLGSGKTTLIRHLLQNNQGRRIAVLVNEFGELGIDGDLLRDCQVCDEEPGQVADESSANIVELTNGCLCCTVQEEFLPTMQELLKRRDRLDHILIETSGLALPKLLVQAFRWPEIRNAATVDGVVTVVDCEAVLTGALAHDPEAVAAQRQADPSLDHETPLEELFEDQLACADLVVLNKTDLVTADAVNQVVDRVQTELPRAVKLVQSDRGQLPADLLLGFNAAVEDNLEARPSHHDHEEDHDHDDEIDSTHVILNREFDPDTLRRSLEALVQSQEIYRIKGFVAVPQKPMRMVVQGVGSRFEQFYDRSWRPDEARQTRLVFIGRAVDAGAIAQQLAAI
- a CDS encoding cupredoxin domain-containing protein, which codes for MAGKSFGEQNWGKRSVWQGVGAIPAESALRIALSGLLSGLLSVLLGGVLWLGVLTPQARAIASPANVGLVSEVQVQLGDASEALKFVPDHLEFTAGRKYKLVLDNPSSQKHYFTAKDFADSVWTQKVEAGNVEIKGAIHELELKPGAVAEWVFVPQRPGTYDLRCVIAGHAEAGMVGEIVITP
- a CDS encoding zinc ribbon domain-containing protein, with translation MPECPKCRQPVETTAIACPHCRTTLKAFGHPGVPLYRAEGEAALCDTCVYHHDDSCNYPQRPHARECTLYTNQLRPLTSSVYRPSASSLVKSWLQQHLAWVILGAILLISVLLALRG
- a CDS encoding TIGR03792 family protein, which gives rise to MVIEWLRFDVSPEARERFVQQDAEIWTTALSEYGGFLGKEVWISPENPREVITVVHWESFDQWYSIPEARLAAVEARFSEAMGQGTYQLLESKAYQVRKFARVPAC
- a CDS encoding phasin family protein; the encoded protein is MDNNNLIQQLLMLGIGTTSLVAEKLKEVGDEWVREGRLNPDQVNGLMNDLMQQLKSEQGNFEAQMQRQMRQVLQDLGVPRQNEMDELRGRLDRLERQVRDLENKLWR
- a CDS encoding FKBP-type peptidyl-prolyl cis-trans isomerase, with product MREILISFGVMVLCCVVLLVAQFTGSRQAAIADSAQPSAPAAARSGIVKSDTVLLAEAGAADLINPGEGSVSAPLGDDAAVVTTESGLKYVDLVEGMGAQPQAGQTVIVHYTGTLEDGTKFDSSRDRNQPFSFRLGMGQVIRGWDEGLSTMRVGGRRQLIIPPELGYGARGAGGVIPPNATLVFDVELLRIGG
- a CDS encoding mechanosensitive ion channel family protein, which encodes MQQFVWQSMRRYLTQRDRQFWFARRSLRRPALCCVVGWLSLMLAIAPSSFAPAMAQVPLPTTSTAADPTRPPDAIERVGNLEWGMVRFEGKPLFAVTGLTVRDRRNPGDRVPVEDRIATIQSNLRWVLASNPTERGGAGMAWLFQTPTLDPNTLRVEADSLRDGTVLTVRDANSLPQPLLTVTPLDAQFHRRSVPQLAEEWQQILQRELTQAIEIRQPAAIQRQTLIAQAIALVMIGTSFLLWLVQRWLKRRRDRLQARRKAARTAMRADVTYAAAVNLKDDPLAAPNSTLPTADAELLSPRYTTLDSQVDSGSSSSSVGSALTDSSPPARFTKQSRQESPQALNTPTPPAAPPYSPSWLDALRRIFTLDRRLSAVSFLQWLAFWGQILIWLGGIVLIVSRFPGTYTLTESIWLKPLSLLLIWFLVGLLNRLGDALINGLSNAWQENDLFTPEEAQRRSLRISTIVTAMKGLKTFLAYLMGLGWALSVLGLPVGSVLTFGAVLAFAASLASQNLIRDLVNGFLIISEDQYAIGDVVTIGNSTGLVENMNLRVTQLRNSDGRLITIPNSMVDRVENQTRLWSRVDLIITVAYDSNIEHVLSVIRDVAQGLYNDPQWRDKFYNPPQVLGVETLSHEGISIRVWLDTQPMQQFAVGREFRLRVRIAFEKHGIDIGMPQQLFRSLHAHEKLPNHLFDEPVDELVKESGDKPGDEPGAREDGTRSSAEPSF